GCAATCTTCAGATCAGGGCCGTACAGGTTCTACTTCGTGAGTCACGACCTGCACGAACCACCACATATAAATATTGACCAGGACTATTTTTCCTTACCTGGTGGATCATCGCATTTGACGGATCTACAAGGGAACCTAAGAGGATAAAGAGGGTAAAGGGGTAAAGGGGACGACCTTAAAAATTAAAATAACTTGACGTGATTTAAGAATGCTGGTATGTTTAGAGTATGCCAAGGATAGCCCGATTAGACACTCCCGGTTTGTTGCATCATGTGATTATCAGGGGGATAGAACGAAGAAAGATATTCACGGATGATAAAGACCGCGAGAACTTCATCGACCGGCTGGACGTACTGCTGCCTAAAACCAAGACCCAATGCTACGCATGGTCATTTTTATCAAATCACGCCCATTTTCTGATCAGAAGCGGCCCGATGGGAATTGCCGCTTTAATGAGAAGATTGCTTACCGGATATGCAGTATCTTATAATAGACGACATAAGCGCCACGGACAACTTTTCCAAAACAGATATAAATCGATTATCTGTGAGGAAGACATCTACTTACTTGAACTGGTTCGGTATATACATCTGAATCCTCTGAGAGCAAAGGTTGTGGTTGAATTAGATGAACTGAATAGTTACCCCTATTGCGGGCATAGCGCCTTAATGGGGAAGCAACAGAGGGGATGGCAAGATGTGGAATATGTGCTTGGGTATTTTGGAAAAAGGGTTGGTGAAGCGAGAAAGAAATATATATCCTATGTTCAGGAAGGCATTGCCTTGGGCAGGCGACCTGAACTGGTAGGAGGCGGCCTGATCAGAAGTCTAGGTGGTTGGGATGAAATCAAAAAGATGAGACTTGAGGGTCAGGATCGCATAAAGAGCGATCAACGGATATTGGGTGGGAGTAATTTTGCAAGATATGTACTTTCGGAATCAGAAGGAGAGTTTTCCCGTAAACACAAACTAAAACAGTTGGGGTATGATTTTGAAAAGGTTGTCGAGAGGGTCTGTGACTTGTTCCAGATGGAAAAGGAGTTCATAACCCAAAGAGGCAACCAACGAGATCGGGTCAAAGCGAGGGATTTAGTTTGCTATTGGTCTGTTATTGAATTGGGGATATCAATGGTGGATGTAGCGAGGAGACTAGACATAACACCTGCTGCCGTGAGTTATTCTGTTCAACGTGGAGAAAGAATGGCGAAGCGAGAAGGTTACCAATTGGATTCATGAGTTATTTTAATTTTTAAGGTCGTCCCACCTTTCCACACCTTTCACACCTTTCATCTGAGATAAAATGAAAAAGTATCTGCTTGTATTGGGCTTCTTTCTTATAACAGCTGTCATTGCCCTGGCACAATCTTTCGATAGCCTGGAGCAAGCTTTTCTTGCACCTGAAAAAGTGACACACCTTTCTCTTCACAAATTTGACCCTGAAATGAAACATTTGCCTTCCCAAATCGGATCACTTGTGAATTTAAAGGAATTGGAAATTTCTTGCCAGGAAAATCTTGAAGATCTTCCAGAGGAAGTCGGGAAGTTAAAGAAGTTAGAAAGATTAATTATTGATAATGGGAATGGCTGTCA
The nucleotide sequence above comes from Thermodesulfobacteriota bacterium. Encoded proteins:
- a CDS encoding transposase — its product is MPRIARLDTPGLLHHVIIRGIERRKIFTDDKDRENFIDRLDVLLPKTKTQCYAWSFLSNHAHFLIRSGPMGIAALMRRLLTGYAVSYNRRHKRHGQLFQNRYKSIICEEDIYLLELVRYIHLNPLRAKVVVELDELNSYPYCGHSALMGKQQRGWQDVEYVLGYFGKRVGEARKKYISYVQEGIALGRRPELVGGGLIRSLGGWDEIKKMRLEGQDRIKSDQRILGGSNFARYVLSESEGEFSRKHKLKQLGYDFEKVVERVCDLFQMEKEFITQRGNQRDRVKARDLVCYWSVIELGISMVDVARRLDITPAAVSYSVQRGERMAKREGYQLDS